One window of Nostoc sp. C052 genomic DNA carries:
- a CDS encoding F0F1 ATP synthase subunit gamma — protein MANLKAIRDRIQSVKNTKKITEAMRLVAAARVRRAQEQVLATRPFADRLAQVLYGLQSRLRFEEANLPLLKKRQVKSVGLLVISGDRGLCGGYNNNVIRRAENRAKEIQAEGLNYQFVIVGRKATQYFQRRNQPIDATYSGLEQIPTAAEANQIADQLLSLFLSEEVDRIELIYTRFLSLVSSRPVIQTLLPLDPQGLEAADDEVFRLTTRGGKFEVEREKVTKEVRPLAPDMIFEQDPVQILDSLLPLYLSNQLLRALQESAASELAARMTAMSNASENAGELINTLTLSYNKARQAAITQELLEVVGGAEALT, from the coding sequence ATGGCCAATTTAAAAGCAATACGCGATCGCATCCAGTCGGTCAAAAACACCAAAAAAATCACAGAAGCCATGCGCCTCGTAGCTGCGGCTAGAGTGCGCCGGGCGCAAGAACAAGTGCTAGCAACTCGTCCCTTTGCCGATCGCTTGGCACAAGTATTGTATGGTTTGCAAAGCCGTCTGCGCTTTGAAGAAGCAAACCTACCACTACTGAAAAAACGCCAAGTTAAATCAGTTGGGTTGTTGGTTATTTCAGGCGATCGCGGTCTATGCGGCGGCTACAATAATAACGTCATCCGTCGTGCAGAAAACCGCGCCAAAGAAATCCAGGCAGAAGGTTTAAACTATCAATTTGTGATCGTCGGGCGCAAAGCTACACAGTACTTTCAACGCCGCAATCAGCCAATTGATGCCACCTACAGCGGCTTAGAGCAAATTCCTACCGCAGCGGAAGCCAATCAAATTGCCGACCAATTACTTTCTTTGTTCCTTTCAGAAGAAGTTGACCGCATCGAATTAATCTATACCAGATTCCTTTCGTTAGTTAGCTCCCGTCCTGTGATCCAAACCTTACTGCCCCTCGATCCACAAGGTCTAGAAGCAGCCGATGATGAAGTCTTCCGCTTAACAACCCGTGGCGGTAAATTTGAAGTCGAACGGGAGAAAGTAACTAAGGAAGTCCGTCCATTGGCTCCTGACATGATTTTCGAGCAAGATCCAGTGCAGATTCTCGATTCTTTATTACCCCTGTACCTGAGTAACCAGCTATTGCGGGCGCTGCAAGAATCGGCAGCTAGTGAACTAGCAGCGCGGATGACAGCCATGAGTAATGCCAGTGAAAATGCTGGTGAACTAATTAACACCCTCACCCTGTCTTACAACAAAGCTCGACAAGCTGCAATTACTCAAGAACTCCTTGAGGTTGTAGGTGGTGCTGAAGCACTAACTTAG
- the atpA gene encoding F0F1 ATP synthase subunit alpha: MSISIRPDEISSIIQQQIEQYDQEVKVANVGTVLQVGDGIARIYGLEKAMSGELLEFEDGTIGIAQNLEEDNVGAVLMGEGLEIQEGSSVTATGRIAQIPVGEALIGRVVDALGRPIDGKGDIKSSESRLIESPAPGIIARRSVHEPMQTGITAIDSMIPIGRGQRELIIGDRQTGKTAIAIDTIINQKEEDVICVYVAIGQKASTVANVVQTLQEKGALDYTIVVAASASEPATLQYLAPYTGATIAEYFMYKGKATLVIYDDLSKQAQAYRQMSLLLRRPPGREAYPGDVFYIHSRLLERAAKLSDELGKGSMTALPIIETQAGDVSAYIPTNVISITDGQIFLSSDLFNAGIRPAVNPGISVSRVGSAAQTKAMKKVAGKIKLELAQFDDLQAFAQFASDLDKATQDQLARGQRLRELLKQPQNSPLSVYEQVAILYAGINGYLDDVPVNQVTTFTAGLREYLKTGKTQYAQGVQASKALGDAEEAALKEALTEYKKTFKATA, encoded by the coding sequence ATGAGCATATCAATTAGACCTGACGAAATTAGTAGCATTATCCAACAACAAATCGAGCAATACGATCAAGAGGTCAAAGTTGCTAACGTTGGTACTGTTCTCCAAGTTGGTGACGGTATTGCCCGGATTTATGGTCTGGAAAAGGCTATGTCTGGGGAACTTTTGGAATTTGAAGATGGCACAATTGGCATCGCCCAGAACTTAGAAGAAGACAACGTGGGCGCGGTGTTGATGGGTGAAGGGTTAGAAATTCAAGAAGGTAGTTCTGTAACTGCTACTGGTAGAATTGCCCAGATTCCAGTAGGAGAAGCCTTAATTGGAAGAGTTGTAGACGCTTTGGGTCGCCCCATCGATGGCAAGGGAGACATCAAATCCTCAGAAAGCCGTTTGATTGAATCTCCAGCACCCGGTATTATTGCCCGTCGGTCTGTACACGAACCCATGCAAACGGGTATCACAGCTATTGACTCAATGATTCCTATCGGTCGTGGTCAACGGGAATTGATTATTGGCGATCGCCAAACCGGTAAAACTGCGATCGCGATCGACACCATCATCAACCAAAAAGAAGAAGATGTAATTTGTGTCTACGTTGCGATCGGTCAAAAGGCTTCCACAGTTGCTAACGTGGTGCAAACATTGCAAGAAAAAGGCGCACTCGATTACACCATCGTTGTCGCCGCTAGCGCCAGTGAACCCGCAACCCTACAATACCTAGCTCCCTACACAGGCGCAACTATTGCTGAGTACTTTATGTACAAAGGCAAAGCCACCCTGGTAATTTATGATGACCTTTCCAAGCAAGCTCAAGCTTATCGCCAAATGTCCCTACTGCTACGTCGTCCACCAGGACGCGAAGCTTACCCTGGAGATGTATTCTACATTCACTCCCGCTTGTTAGAAAGAGCCGCCAAGCTGAGTGACGAATTAGGTAAAGGCAGTATGACCGCCCTACCAATTATCGAAACCCAAGCTGGTGACGTTTCAGCATATATCCCCACCAACGTAATTTCTATTACCGATGGTCAGATATTCCTATCTTCTGACTTGTTTAACGCTGGTATCCGTCCCGCTGTAAACCCCGGTATTTCAGTATCCCGCGTGGGTTCTGCCGCTCAAACCAAGGCAATGAAAAAAGTTGCCGGTAAGATTAAATTGGAACTAGCCCAATTTGACGACCTGCAAGCCTTCGCACAATTTGCTTCCGACTTAGATAAAGCCACTCAAGACCAGTTGGCACGAGGTCAACGGTTGCGCGAACTTCTTAAGCAGCCACAAAATTCGCCACTCTCAGTATACGAACAAGTAGCAATTTTGTATGCTGGCATCAATGGTTACTTAGATGATGTACCTGTAAATCAAGTAACCACCTTCACCGCTGGTCTACGTGAGTACTTAAAGACTGGCAAGACCCAGTATGCCCAAGGAGTACAAGCATCGAAAGCATTAGGTGATGCCGAAGAAGCTGCTTTGAAGGAAGCACTTACCGAATACAAGAAGACCTTCAAAGCTACAGCGTAA
- the atpH gene encoding ATP synthase F1 subunit delta, with translation MTSQVAAAEVAQPYAQALLSIAQSKNLTEEFGEDARTFLGLLRADKQLHNFFSNPFIQSENKKALIKQILGEGANPYLRNFLLILVDKRRIAFLEDIFQQYLALLRQLNQTVLAEVISAVPLTEAQQQAIIQKVIAISNARQVELETRVDSELIGGVIIKVGSQVIDASIRGQLRRLSLRLTNS, from the coding sequence ATGACAAGTCAGGTAGCGGCAGCCGAGGTAGCCCAACCTTACGCACAGGCACTTTTGTCAATAGCGCAATCGAAAAACTTGACCGAAGAGTTCGGTGAAGATGCGCGGACTTTCCTGGGACTGCTCAGGGCAGACAAACAGCTACACAACTTCTTCAGCAACCCGTTTATTCAATCTGAGAACAAAAAAGCTCTCATCAAACAAATACTCGGTGAAGGCGCTAACCCCTACTTACGCAATTTTTTGCTGATACTGGTAGATAAGCGGCGCATTGCATTCTTGGAAGATATTTTTCAACAATATCTGGCGCTGTTGCGGCAGCTGAATCAAACCGTATTAGCGGAAGTAATTTCAGCCGTTCCCCTCACAGAAGCTCAACAGCAGGCAATCATCCAAAAGGTCATCGCCATCTCCAATGCTCGCCAGGTAGAACTAGAAACCAGGGTAGACAGCGAGTTAATTGGTGGTGTGATCATTAAAGTAGGTTCACAGGTAATTGACGCCAGTATCCGGGGTCAATTGCGCCGCCTTTCATTGCGCTTAACTAATAGTTAG
- a CDS encoding F0F1 ATP synthase subunit B: MGIMGTFLLLAAEANAVHSELAEGAAEGGFGLNLDIFETNLINLAILIGILFYFGRKVLSNILNERQSNIATAIQEAEGRLKEAKTALSQAQEQLKQSQAEAERIRQSAVENAQKAKEALLAKAVQDVERLKQTAAADLNTETDRAIAQLRQRVATLALQKVESQLKTGIADDAQQSLIDRSIAQLGGNV; this comes from the coding sequence ATGGGTATCATGGGCACATTCTTATTACTTGCCGCAGAAGCGAACGCTGTTCACTCTGAATTGGCAGAAGGCGCAGCAGAAGGTGGTTTCGGTCTAAACCTAGACATTTTTGAAACCAACCTGATAAATCTAGCGATTCTGATTGGCATATTATTCTACTTCGGACGTAAGGTTTTAAGCAATATCCTGAACGAGCGACAATCCAATATTGCCACCGCAATTCAGGAAGCAGAAGGGCGCTTAAAAGAGGCAAAGACTGCCCTTTCCCAAGCGCAAGAGCAATTGAAGCAATCTCAGGCAGAGGCAGAACGCATCCGCCAATCTGCTGTAGAAAACGCTCAAAAAGCGAAAGAAGCCTTGTTAGCGAAGGCAGTGCAAGACGTAGAACGCTTGAAACAAACGGCAGCAGCAGATTTAAACACTGAAACTGACCGAGCGATCGCTCAACTGCGGCAACGGGTTGCTACACTAGCATTGCAAAAAGTCGAATCGCAACTCAAAACCGGGATTGCCGACGATGCTCAACAAAGTTTAATTGACCGTAGCATCGCACAACTGGGAGGCAATGTATGA
- a CDS encoding F0F1 ATP synthase subunit B': MFDFDATLPFMALQFLLLAALLNAIFYKPLTKVLDDRDNYIRTNTLEAKESLAKAERLATEYEQQLADARRKSQATVEAAQLEAKKITAEKIAEAQKEAQTQREQAAVEIEQQKQEAFRTLEQQVDALSRQILEKLLGPTPVR, from the coding sequence ATGTTTGATTTCGATGCTACCTTGCCCTTCATGGCATTGCAATTCCTGCTATTAGCAGCTTTGTTGAATGCAATTTTCTATAAGCCACTGACCAAGGTGCTAGACGATCGCGATAATTATATCCGAACGAATACCCTGGAGGCGAAAGAGAGCTTGGCTAAAGCCGAACGCTTGGCTACCGAATATGAGCAGCAACTTGCAGACGCTCGCAGAAAATCGCAAGCGACTGTAGAAGCAGCTCAACTCGAAGCTAAGAAAATTACTGCCGAGAAAATCGCTGAGGCCCAAAAGGAAGCTCAGACTCAACGAGAACAAGCTGCTGTTGAAATAGAACAACAAAAGCAAGAAGCTTTTCGCACCTTAGAACAACAAGTCGATGCTCTAAGCCGGCAGATTCTAGAAAAACTATTGGGGCCAACTCCAGTTAGATAA
- the atpE gene encoding ATP synthase F0 subunit C: MDPLVQAASVLAAALAIGLAAIGPGIGQGNAAGQAVEGIARQPEAEGKIRGTLLLTLAFMESLTIYGLVIALVLLFANPFA; the protein is encoded by the coding sequence ATGGATCCATTAGTTCAGGCTGCTTCAGTTCTCGCTGCTGCTTTAGCGATTGGTTTAGCTGCAATTGGCCCTGGTATTGGTCAAGGAAACGCTGCTGGACAAGCAGTAGAAGGTATTGCTCGTCAACCTGAAGCAGAAGGAAAAATTCGCGGTACTCTGCTATTAACCTTGGCATTCATGGAATCCTTGACTATCTATGGTCTGGTAATTGCCCTGGTATTGCTGTTTGCTAACCCCTTCGCCTAA
- the atpB gene encoding F0F1 ATP synthase subunit A, translated as MQMLSVLNAFNSFPLAELEVGHHFYWQLGNLKIHGQVFLTSWFVISILVVASIAATRNAQRIPKGIQNLMEYALEFIRDLAKNQLGEKEYRPWVPFIGTLFLFIFVSNWSGALIPWKLIKLPSGELAAPTNDINTTVALALLTSLAYFYAGFSKRGLGYFKKYIEPTPVLLPIAILEDFTKPLSLSFRLFGNILADELVVAVLVLLVPLFVPLPVMALGLFTSAIQALVFATLAGAYIHEAMEGHGGEEHEEH; from the coding sequence ATGCAAATGCTTAGTGTCTTAAACGCCTTTAATTCTTTTCCCCTCGCCGAACTAGAAGTAGGTCATCATTTCTACTGGCAATTGGGCAATCTTAAAATTCATGGGCAAGTTTTTCTCACCTCATGGTTTGTGATTAGCATTCTAGTAGTGGCTTCAATAGCTGCTACTCGCAACGCACAAAGAATTCCCAAAGGCATCCAGAATTTGATGGAATATGCCCTAGAATTTATTCGTGATTTGGCCAAAAACCAACTTGGTGAGAAAGAGTACCGCCCTTGGGTGCCATTTATTGGCACATTGTTCTTGTTTATTTTCGTATCGAACTGGTCAGGTGCGCTAATTCCCTGGAAGCTCATCAAGCTACCTTCAGGTGAATTGGCAGCTCCCACCAATGACATCAATACGACTGTTGCATTGGCACTGCTAACATCTTTGGCGTATTTTTACGCAGGTTTTAGCAAACGGGGTTTAGGCTACTTTAAGAAATATATAGAGCCAACACCCGTTTTGTTGCCGATCGCAATTCTAGAAGATTTCACCAAGCCCCTCTCCCTAAGCTTCCGGCTATTTGGTAATATTTTGGCGGATGAATTGGTAGTAGCGGTGCTGGTGCTGCTAGTTCCTCTATTTGTACCTCTGCCTGTAATGGCCTTGGGTTTATTTACCAGTGCCATTCAAGCCCTGGTTTTTGCCACCCTAGCCGGAGCATACATTCATGAGGCAATGGAGGGACATGGTGGAGAAGAACATGAGGAGCATTAA
- a CDS encoding ATP synthase subunit I: MCSHRNLAVLVSSLVSLSDESIAPTPTTQQDAKTGSGDTESGNSMQEFYQLFQRLLVITLVLTGVIFISVWIFYSLNIALNYLIGACTGVVYLKMLARDVEQLGSEKTSLSKTRFALFMGVMIVATQWRELQILPIFLGFLTYKATLLVYMVQIAFIPDS; the protein is encoded by the coding sequence ATGTGCAGTCATCGTAATTTAGCTGTACTGGTTTCAAGTCTCGTGAGCTTGTCTGACGAATCAATTGCGCCCACTCCGACAACGCAACAAGATGCTAAAACTGGTTCTGGAGACACAGAATCAGGTAACTCTATGCAAGAGTTTTATCAACTCTTTCAGCGATTGTTGGTAATCACGCTTGTCTTGACGGGGGTTATTTTTATCTCTGTGTGGATTTTTTATTCCTTAAACATTGCCCTAAATTATTTAATTGGGGCGTGTACAGGTGTGGTTTACTTAAAAATGTTGGCTAGAGACGTTGAGCAGCTCGGTAGTGAGAAAACCAGTTTGAGCAAAACTCGTTTTGCTCTATTTATGGGAGTCATGATCGTGGCAACTCAATGGCGTGAGCTACAGATTTTGCCCATATTTTTGGGATTTCTAACTTACAAAGCCACGCTTCTCGTCTATATGGTGCAAATTGCGTTCATTCCTGATTCTTAA
- a CDS encoding class I SAM-dependent methyltransferase — MSDSQTVIAAVAKLYNTYPFPPEALLDEPPPGYNWRWNWLAAHNFCTGQKPQRQDIRILDAGCGTGVGTEYLVHLNPQASVVGIDLSTGALAVAKERCQRSGANRVEFHHLSLFDVEQLPGEFDLINCVGVLHHTPDPIRGIQALAKKLAPGGLMHIFVYGELGRWEIQLMQKAIALIQGDKKGDYRDGVQVGRKIFASLPENNRIVKYDKQRWSLENNKDEYFADMYVHPQEIDYNIETLFELIDASGLEFIGFSNPSFWDLDRLLAKAPELVERAKELSDRQLYRLIELLDPEVTHYEFFLGRPPLIKADWSEDNALLAAIPELNPCIEGFPSQCFFNYDYQIVNLSVAEFEFMQKCDSNSTVAEILAGVQLGLDEVRKLLQQQLILLTPA; from the coding sequence ATGTCCGATTCCCAAACTGTTATTGCTGCTGTTGCCAAACTCTACAACACCTACCCCTTTCCACCGGAAGCCCTGTTGGATGAACCACCTCCAGGCTACAACTGGCGATGGAATTGGCTAGCTGCTCATAACTTCTGCACAGGTCAAAAACCCCAAAGGCAAGATATTCGGATTTTAGATGCAGGTTGCGGTACTGGTGTGGGTACAGAATACTTGGTTCACCTCAATCCTCAAGCTTCGGTTGTGGGAATTGACCTCAGTACTGGCGCTTTAGCTGTAGCCAAAGAACGTTGTCAGCGTTCCGGGGCTAACCGCGTTGAATTTCATCACCTAAGTTTGTTTGATGTGGAACAGTTACCGGGTGAGTTTGATTTAATTAACTGTGTTGGCGTTTTGCATCATACTCCCGATCCCATTCGCGGTATTCAAGCTTTGGCGAAAAAGTTAGCCCCAGGCGGCTTAATGCACATTTTTGTGTATGGAGAATTGGGACGCTGGGAAATTCAACTCATGCAAAAAGCGATCGCACTTATTCAAGGTGACAAAAAAGGCGACTACCGCGATGGTGTGCAAGTTGGGCGAAAAATATTTGCTTCTTTACCAGAAAATAACCGAATTGTCAAATACGATAAACAACGTTGGTCATTAGAAAACAACAAGGATGAATACTTTGCTGATATGTACGTTCATCCCCAGGAAATTGACTACAACATTGAGACGCTGTTTGAATTAATTGATGCTTCGGGATTGGAGTTTATTGGTTTCTCGAATCCGAGTTTCTGGGATTTAGATAGACTTTTGGCTAAAGCACCAGAGTTAGTAGAACGGGCAAAAGAATTGAGCGATCGCCAGCTTTACCGCCTGATAGAATTACTAGATCCAGAAGTAACTCATTACGAATTTTTCCTTGGTCGTCCTCCCCTCATCAAAGCTGACTGGTCAGAGGATAACGCTCTACTGGCTGCGATTCCCGAACTTAATCCTTGTATTGAAGGGTTTCCCAGTCAATGTTTCTTTAACTACGATTACCAGATTGTTAATTTATCTGTAGCAGAGTTTGAATTTATGCAAAAATGTGATTCTAATTCCACAGTGGCAGAGATTTTGGCAGGTGTGCAACTGGGATTAGATGAGGTAAGAAAACTTCTCCAGCAGCAGCTTATTTTATTGACACCAGCTTAA
- a CDS encoding VWA domain-containing protein: protein MAVGMPEFVENPENRCPVILLLDTSGSMSGKPIQELNQGLAAFKEDVQKDSQASLSVEVAMITFGPIVKLTQDFVTIDQFTPPTLEVGGVTPMGAAIEYALDFLENRKQTYQNNGILYYRPWVFLITDGAPTDSWNSAAQRLRQAEAQSRLSFFAVGVKDADMNILKQISPPERPPVTLNGLDFRELFVWLSASVKRVSSGKVGQAVALPAMGWGQITS from the coding sequence ATGGCTGTAGGAATGCCTGAATTCGTTGAAAATCCAGAAAATCGTTGCCCTGTAATTCTGTTACTCGATACTTCTGGCTCTATGTCAGGTAAGCCTATCCAAGAGTTAAATCAAGGACTTGCTGCTTTCAAAGAAGATGTACAAAAAGATTCCCAAGCATCGCTGAGTGTGGAAGTAGCCATGATCACATTTGGCCCCATAGTTAAACTCACGCAAGACTTTGTAACAATTGACCAATTTACACCGCCTACATTGGAAGTAGGTGGTGTTACGCCAATGGGTGCAGCGATTGAGTATGCTTTGGATTTTCTAGAAAACCGGAAACAGACTTATCAGAACAACGGTATTCTCTATTATCGCCCTTGGGTGTTTTTGATTACAGACGGAGCGCCAACTGACTCCTGGAATTCAGCAGCGCAAAGATTGAGACAAGCAGAAGCACAAAGCCGATTGTCATTTTTTGCGGTTGGTGTAAAAGATGCTGATATGAATATCCTCAAACAAATTTCTCCTCCTGAACGTCCACCAGTTACACTAAATGGCTTAGATTTTCGTGAACTGTTTGTCTGGCTTTCTGCTTCGGTGAAACGGGTTTCTAGTGGCAAAGTAGGACAAGCTGTAGCTTTACCGGCTATGGGATGGGGTCAAATTACTAGTTAG
- a CDS encoding PP2C family serine/threonine-protein phosphatase, whose product MNWKAVARSEIGTSHQKQGIVCQDYGDSRIFKDVIVGAVADGAGSAKYSDVGSRLAVETVLKYLGGISEYLQKRKRCWQNISQEFSQTEAENLFTKTVNKVIAELGKKAAKENYSLNDLACTLLVFVATTDWVAAMQIGDGFIVRRSEDSEYQLLFQPDKGEFANETTFITSTNALKAMQVKVFNQKQEFICASTDGLEKVAIRLSDWQPFSPFFKPLEEYLHEPVNGEDEDKYLMEFLNSERLNSRTDDDKTLLLCLFDRE is encoded by the coding sequence GTGAATTGGAAAGCTGTTGCACGTTCCGAGATTGGAACAAGTCATCAAAAACAGGGGATAGTTTGTCAAGATTATGGGGATTCTCGCATCTTTAAGGATGTGATTGTAGGCGCTGTTGCTGATGGTGCTGGTAGTGCTAAATATTCTGATGTTGGTTCTCGGTTAGCGGTAGAAACAGTACTCAAATACCTGGGAGGAATTAGTGAATATCTTCAGAAGCGCAAACGCTGTTGGCAAAATATTTCTCAAGAATTTTCGCAAACAGAAGCCGAGAATTTATTTACTAAAACTGTAAACAAGGTAATTGCTGAATTAGGCAAGAAAGCAGCTAAAGAAAATTATTCTCTTAATGATTTAGCTTGTACATTGTTGGTTTTTGTGGCAACTACTGACTGGGTTGCAGCTATGCAAATCGGGGATGGATTTATTGTAAGGCGTTCTGAAGATTCAGAATATCAACTGTTGTTTCAGCCCGATAAAGGTGAGTTTGCTAATGAAACAACTTTTATTACCTCAACAAATGCACTAAAAGCAATGCAGGTAAAGGTCTTTAACCAAAAACAAGAGTTTATTTGTGCTTCGACTGATGGACTAGAAAAAGTAGCAATTCGTTTGAGTGACTGGCAACCATTCTCGCCTTTCTTTAAACCTTTGGAGGAATACTTGCACGAACCTGTTAATGGGGAGGATGAAGATAAATATTTGATGGAATTCCTAAACTCTGAACGGCTAAATTCTCGCACTGATGATGATAAAACCTTACTTTTGTGCTTGTTTGATAGAGAGTAA
- a CDS encoding tetratricopeptide repeat protein, producing MTVFTCASTGQSITLLGEPKISGEAKVWRTNRNGYLAKIYHDQTPEHVQKLAVMIAHRPKEPNSHLNHISFAWPKSVLKDAQGNCVGFLMPEIKEAKELIDVYNTKRRKALKLEVDWRFLHTTALNIASIIEAIHISGYVLGDIKPQNILVNDRALPSIIDTDSFQVRNPKNNKVYRCSVGSDGFTPPELIGKDFDSIDQTEIHDRFRLAVIIYQLLFGGQTPFAGKWTGTGDTPLPNELIRQGLWMYAPNSLVQPVERTIPLEIIHPEVQRCFLRCFNDGYKNSNLRPTAGDWVKALRLAVNDLTICGKVDSHYYSQTYGKCYWCDRSIKLGIDIFPKKQTSYKDKDADAYNNRGLSRYVLGDIKGAINDYNQALRINPNHADAYNNRGLARSTLGDKQGAINDYNQALHIDANFTQAYINLLIIRYKMIALILIGLIAVFSLSLIIFANNLNSETNSNLDKDYVNRCSEHFQLKDYTEAVDDCNEAVKINSNNDEAYFLRGAAYFKLKDYTEAVNNCNKAVNINPNNDKAYFLRGASHSMNKNMYQGMEDFRKAASLGNEEAKEILKDIQQ from the coding sequence ATGACAGTTTTCACCTGTGCCAGTACGGGGCAATCGATTACTCTGCTGGGTGAACCTAAAATTAGTGGTGAAGCTAAGGTTTGGCGAACTAATCGCAATGGTTACTTAGCGAAAATTTACCACGACCAAACTCCTGAGCATGTGCAAAAGTTGGCAGTGATGATAGCGCACCGACCCAAAGAGCCAAACTCTCACCTCAATCATATTTCTTTTGCTTGGCCTAAGTCGGTATTGAAAGATGCTCAAGGTAATTGTGTCGGCTTTTTGATGCCGGAAATTAAAGAAGCAAAAGAACTTATTGATGTATACAATACCAAGCGACGTAAGGCTTTGAAACTTGAGGTTGATTGGCGTTTTCTCCACACAACAGCGCTGAATATCGCCTCAATTATTGAAGCAATTCACATTTCTGGCTATGTTTTAGGTGACATCAAACCGCAAAATATTCTTGTAAACGATCGCGCCTTACCTTCAATTATTGATACTGATTCTTTTCAGGTTCGGAATCCGAAAAATAATAAGGTTTATCGTTGTTCAGTTGGTTCAGATGGCTTTACACCACCGGAACTGATTGGCAAAGATTTTGATAGCATTGATCAAACGGAAATACACGATCGCTTTCGGTTAGCAGTAATTATCTATCAGTTGTTGTTTGGTGGTCAAACTCCTTTTGCGGGAAAGTGGACAGGTACGGGAGACACACCACTACCTAATGAACTTATCCGTCAGGGTTTATGGATGTATGCACCAAACAGTTTGGTTCAACCTGTAGAAAGGACAATTCCTCTTGAGATTATTCACCCAGAGGTTCAGCGATGTTTTCTCAGATGCTTTAACGATGGTTATAAAAATTCTAACTTGCGCCCAACTGCTGGGGATTGGGTAAAAGCGCTCAGACTTGCTGTTAATGACTTAACTATCTGTGGAAAGGTAGACAGCCACTACTACAGCCAAACTTATGGTAAGTGTTATTGGTGCGATCGCTCCATAAAACTTGGTATTGATATATTTCCTAAAAAACAAACCTCTTACAAAGATAAAGATGCCGATGCCTACAACAACCGGGGACTTAGCCGTTATGTATTGGGAGATATAAAGGGCGCAATAAACGATTACAACCAAGCTTTGCGTATTAATCCTAATCATGCCGATGCCTACAACAATCGGGGGCTTGCACGTTCTACACTAGGAGACAAACAGGGAGCAATAAACGATTACAACCAAGCTTTACATATTGATGCCAACTTTACGCAAGCCTACATAAATCTGCTAATTATCCGTTATAAAATGATTGCTCTTATTTTAATAGGTTTAATAGCAGTTTTTTCACTTTCACTGATTATTTTTGCTAATAATTTGAATTCTGAAACAAATTCTAACCTTGATAAAGACTACGTTAACCGTTGTTCAGAGCATTTTCAATTGAAAGATTATACTGAAGCAGTAGATGACTGTAACGAAGCAGTTAAGATAAATTCTAATAATGATGAAGCTTACTTTTTACGAGGTGCAGCATATTTCAAATTGAAAGATTATACTGAAGCAGTAAATAACTGTAACAAAGCAGTTAATATAAATCCCAATAATGATAAAGCCTACTTTTTACGAGGTGCTAGTCATAGTATGAATAAGAATATGTATCAAGGAATGGAAGATTTTCGGAAAGCTGCAAGCTTAGGGAACGAAGAAGCTAAGGAAATCCTCAAAGATATTCAACAATAG